The proteins below are encoded in one region of Limnochorda pilosa:
- the thiD gene encoding bifunctional hydroxymethylpyrimidine kinase/phosphomethylpyrimidine kinase, producing MAKDVSVPAFVGPFGDRPPIALTIAGSDSGGGAGIQADLKTFTVLGCFGTSVLTAITAQNTLGVQAAEALEPSLVLQQMRSVMSDIGADAAKTGMLANAAVVEAVAQGVRELGIRPLVIDPVMMAKGGEPLLAPEARTALVEELLPLATVITPNIPEAEALTGLRIGSLDEMREAVRRLHGLGPAWVVVKGGHRTGPEAVDVVFDGTRFHELRAPRIDSDRTHGTGCTFSSAITAYLAHGLPVLDALRRAKTFVTRAIETAPRIGGGHGPTNHLWPMGTTRLPGSAVEAKRGPAGA from the coding sequence GTGGCCAAGGACGTTTCCGTTCCCGCTTTCGTCGGCCCCTTCGGGGACCGGCCTCCTATCGCCCTTACCATCGCCGGCTCGGACTCGGGCGGCGGTGCCGGCATCCAGGCGGACCTGAAGACCTTCACCGTCCTGGGCTGCTTTGGCACCAGCGTCCTCACGGCCATCACGGCGCAGAACACCCTGGGGGTGCAGGCCGCCGAGGCGCTGGAACCCAGCCTGGTGCTTCAGCAGATGCGGTCGGTCATGTCGGACATTGGAGCCGACGCGGCCAAGACCGGGATGCTGGCCAACGCGGCGGTGGTGGAGGCGGTGGCCCAGGGCGTGCGGGAGCTGGGGATCCGCCCGCTGGTGATCGACCCGGTGATGATGGCCAAGGGCGGCGAGCCGCTCCTCGCCCCCGAAGCCCGAACGGCGCTGGTAGAGGAGCTTCTCCCCCTGGCAACCGTGATCACGCCCAACATCCCCGAGGCCGAGGCGCTCACGGGCCTTCGGATCGGTTCGCTGGATGAGATGCGCGAGGCCGTCCGGCGGCTCCACGGCCTGGGACCTGCCTGGGTGGTGGTGAAGGGTGGCCACCGGACGGGCCCCGAGGCGGTGGACGTGGTCTTCGACGGTACCCGGTTCCACGAGCTGCGGGCGCCCCGGATCGACAGCGATCGGACCCACGGGACGGGGTGCACCTTCTCGTCGGCCATCACCGCGTACCTGGCGCACGGGTTGCCTGTTCTGGATGCCTTGCGGCGCGCCAAGACCTTCGTCACCCGTGCCATCGAGACAGCCCCACGCATCGGTGGGGGTCATGGGCCGACCAACCACCTGTGGCCGATGGGTACGACGCGTCTTCCTGGATCTGCCGTGGAGGCTAAGCGTGGCCCGGCAGGCGCCTGA
- the rlmD gene encoding 23S rRNA (uracil(1939)-C(5))-methyltransferase RlmD, producing MVSAPISGTGVAGGRLAPGDRFELRVVDLNHSGDGVGRHEGFVFFVPGALPGERVAVEVDALHKRYGRARLVEVLEASPDRVAPPCPVYAGCGGCQLQHLSYPAELVWKRRRVEAALQRVGGLQGVAVEPVWGMPSGEPWGYRNKVQFPAGVAGGRLVLGFYRRGSHELVPTGDCLIQSPGLVQAAGLCRRLADEAGLEPYDEYTGQGFLRHVVVRESSIPSQILVAWVTHTAAPIPDTVVEGLVAGLPGLAGVVQNVQPEASNRILGSQEHLLWGRPYLEEHLGPFRFRLSIRSFFQVNRVQAERLYRLAVELAAPEPADAALDGYCGVGGITFFLAQEARFVWGVEENRQAVSDARENARRNRIGNARFAAARLEEWLPRRVREGFRPNVAVVDPPRSGVRPEALDALAASTVRRLAYVSCDPETLARDLAHLVRKGYRVERVQPVDMFPRTAHVEAVAQVRRGR from the coding sequence ATGGTCTCGGCTCCCATCTCGGGCACGGGGGTTGCCGGTGGGCGGCTCGCCCCCGGCGACCGCTTCGAGCTGCGGGTGGTGGACCTGAACCACTCCGGCGACGGGGTAGGCCGGCATGAGGGCTTCGTCTTCTTCGTCCCGGGAGCACTCCCCGGCGAGCGGGTGGCGGTGGAGGTGGACGCGCTCCACAAGCGCTACGGCCGGGCGCGCCTGGTGGAGGTCCTGGAGGCCTCGCCGGACCGGGTGGCGCCCCCGTGCCCCGTCTATGCCGGCTGCGGGGGCTGCCAGCTGCAGCACCTGAGCTACCCGGCTGAGCTCGTGTGGAAGCGCCGGCGGGTGGAGGCCGCGCTGCAGCGGGTGGGCGGGCTCCAGGGCGTGGCGGTGGAGCCCGTCTGGGGCATGCCCTCGGGGGAGCCGTGGGGGTATCGCAACAAGGTCCAGTTCCCGGCGGGCGTCGCGGGCGGCAGGCTGGTGCTGGGTTTCTACCGCCGGGGCAGCCACGAGCTGGTCCCCACCGGCGACTGCCTCATCCAGAGCCCCGGGCTGGTGCAGGCCGCCGGCCTCTGCCGGCGCCTGGCCGACGAGGCGGGCCTCGAGCCCTACGACGAGTACACGGGCCAGGGCTTCCTGCGCCACGTGGTGGTACGCGAGAGCAGCATTCCTTCCCAGATCCTGGTGGCCTGGGTGACCCACACCGCCGCCCCGATCCCCGACACGGTGGTGGAAGGCCTGGTGGCGGGCCTCCCTGGGCTGGCGGGCGTGGTCCAGAACGTGCAGCCCGAGGCCAGCAACCGGATCCTGGGGAGCCAGGAGCACCTCCTCTGGGGCCGCCCGTACCTGGAGGAGCACCTGGGGCCCTTCCGGTTCCGCCTCTCGATCCGGTCCTTCTTCCAGGTGAACCGGGTTCAGGCGGAGCGGCTCTACCGCCTCGCGGTGGAGCTGGCCGCACCGGAACCCGCCGACGCCGCCTTGGACGGCTACTGCGGCGTGGGCGGCATCACCTTCTTCCTGGCCCAAGAGGCCCGCTTCGTCTGGGGCGTGGAGGAGAACCGCCAGGCCGTCAGCGACGCCCGGGAGAACGCCCGCCGGAACCGCATCGGAAACGCCCGCTTCGCCGCCGCCCGCCTGGAGGAGTGGCTGCCCCGGCGGGTGCGGGAGGGCTTCCGCCCGAACGTGGCCGTGGTGGACCCGCCCCGCAGCGGCGTGCGCCCCGAGGCGCTCGACGCCCTGGCGGCTTCGACCGTCCGCCGCCTCGCCTACGTCTCCTGCGACCCCGAGACCCTGGCCCGCGACCTGGCCCACCTGGTGCGGAAGGGCTACCGGGTGGAGCGGGTCCAGCCGGTGGACATGTTCCCCCGTACCGCACACGTGGAGGCGGTCGCGCAGGTGCGTCGGGGCAGATAG
- the thiE gene encoding thiamine phosphate synthase — MPDPRPQGDSNRQGTARPLAPERLRLYVVTDRGLSRGRSEVEVVREALAGGATAIQLRGKELSGRELYEVGLDLRQATRQAGALLFVDDRLDVALAIGADGVHLGQEDLPLADARRLAGSELLIGITAETVEQAVEAERGGADYLGTRAVFATPTKAYREPIGIELLAEMVRAVSIPVVAIGGIKASNAREVLATGVSGLAVVSAVVAAEDVRAAAAELEEIVAAERRWVGGAG; from the coding sequence ATGCCCGATCCTCGCCCGCAGGGCGACAGCAACCGGCAGGGCACCGCCCGTCCTCTGGCCCCGGAGCGGCTCCGCCTCTACGTGGTGACCGACCGCGGCCTCTCCCGCGGCCGGTCCGAGGTGGAGGTGGTGCGGGAGGCGCTGGCCGGCGGCGCGACCGCGATCCAGCTCCGGGGCAAGGAGCTGTCCGGCCGGGAACTCTATGAGGTGGGCCTGGATCTGCGGCAGGCCACCCGGCAGGCGGGCGCCCTCCTCTTCGTGGACGACCGGCTGGACGTGGCCCTGGCCATCGGGGCGGACGGGGTCCACCTGGGCCAGGAGGACCTGCCCCTGGCCGACGCGCGGCGCCTGGCCGGTTCGGAGCTCCTCATCGGCATCACCGCCGAGACGGTGGAGCAGGCGGTGGAGGCCGAGCGGGGCGGCGCCGACTACCTGGGCACCCGGGCGGTCTTCGCCACCCCCACCAAGGCGTACCGGGAGCCCATCGGGATCGAGCTCCTGGCCGAGATGGTGCGGGCCGTCTCCATTCCCGTGGTGGCCATCGGGGGGATCAAGGCGTCGAACGCCAGGGAGGTGCTGGCCACGGGGGTTAGCGGCCTCGCGGTGGTTTCGGCGGTCGTGGCAGCCGAGGACGTGCGGGCGGCAGCTGCGGAACTGGAGGAGATCGTGGCCGCCGAGAGGAGGTGGGTGGGCGGTGCCGGGTGA
- the thiL gene encoding thiamine-phosphate kinase translates to MPGEFEIIERIRRQVGPPGPGVLQGIGDDAAVLEAPGATLLASSDALVEGIHFHLSYMSPRQVGRKAMAVNLSDVGSMGGRPLFALVTLGLRRGLPEGFLDELYAGLLEMGRTHGTQVVGGDTVTSPERFFIDVAILGVPGEGPPVLRSGARVGDRVAVTAPLGASGAGLAWLLAEREERLPAGARGAAQEAVLACVRAHLEPTPRVQAGQALAACGAVHAMMDISDGLASEVNHVARESGVGIRVRGGDVPVAPEASEMGRLLDADPFPWALSGGEDYELLFTYNPAAEDRVQAALAGAGLRLHVLGEVTRREEGVTLEREGQLHPLPPAGYVHLQD, encoded by the coding sequence GTGCCGGGTGAGTTCGAGATCATCGAGCGGATCCGCCGCCAGGTGGGTCCCCCGGGACCCGGGGTGCTCCAGGGCATCGGCGACGACGCGGCCGTGCTGGAGGCGCCGGGCGCCACCCTGCTCGCGAGCAGCGACGCGCTGGTCGAGGGGATCCACTTCCACCTCTCCTACATGAGCCCCCGCCAGGTCGGCCGGAAGGCGATGGCCGTCAACCTGAGCGACGTCGGCAGCATGGGCGGGCGGCCGCTCTTCGCCCTCGTCACCCTGGGGCTCCGGCGGGGGCTACCCGAAGGGTTCCTGGACGAACTCTACGCGGGGCTCCTCGAGATGGGCCGCACCCACGGCACCCAGGTGGTGGGTGGCGACACGGTCACCAGCCCCGAGCGCTTCTTCATCGACGTGGCCATCCTGGGCGTGCCGGGCGAGGGGCCCCCCGTGCTCCGCAGCGGGGCCCGGGTGGGCGACCGGGTGGCCGTGACCGCACCCCTGGGCGCCTCGGGCGCGGGGCTCGCCTGGCTCCTGGCCGAGCGGGAGGAGCGGCTTCCGGCAGGGGCGCGCGGGGCCGCACAGGAGGCCGTCTTGGCCTGCGTGCGGGCCCACCTGGAGCCCACCCCCAGGGTGCAGGCGGGGCAGGCGCTGGCCGCATGCGGGGCAGTCCACGCGATGATGGACATCAGCGACGGGCTCGCCTCGGAGGTGAACCACGTCGCCCGGGAGTCCGGCGTGGGCATCCGGGTGCGGGGCGGCGACGTCCCTGTGGCACCGGAGGCCTCCGAGATGGGCCGTCTGCTGGACGCGGACCCCTTCCCGTGGGCCCTCAGCGGGGGTGAAGACTACGAGCTCCTCTTCACCTACAATCCCGCCGCCGAGGACCGGGTCCAGGCGGCGCTGGCGGGCGCCGGCCTCCGGCTCCACGTGCTGGGCGAGGTGACCCGTCGGGAGGAGGGCGTCACCCTCGAGCGGGAGGGGCAGCTCCACCCGCTGCCCCCCGCGGGCTACGTCCACCTGCAGGACTGA
- a CDS encoding glycosyltransferase — protein sequence MEVEQVKQEGRTGPSDGEASSLFQAGRRVLMISDHGDPMAPPGGEQTGGQNVYVRELARHLGKKGVVVDVFTHWDDPDRPQVEYPFDGVRVIRLAAGKKGYVPKDRLLRHVPAFVSELGQMVRRDRRVGSFDRYHLIHSHYWISGRVGRLLKARTGLPQVHTSHSLGLDKIEHQPRAVDPSRLEEERAVVTHADAVVATSPPEVERLVEGYGAPRERIRVIPCGVDPDVFRPRPGQLPPGREPEELTLFFAGRFVPQKGVDVLGCAFARLARGWRGKPLRLVLAGGDGPRVPVADWSPQRRLLEQILRAGGVRDRVTFLGPVDQERLSLWFHAADVVAVPSRYESFGMVALEALASGAAVVASKVGGLSHTVKHGVSGLHVPPVDDEALAAALERLLSDEALRRRLRRGALRQVRREYAWQRIAAAMDALYQEVGTAWPTPLMAPASS from the coding sequence GTGGAGGTGGAGCAGGTGAAGCAGGAGGGCCGGACCGGCCCCTCCGACGGCGAGGCCTCGAGCCTTTTCCAGGCCGGCCGCCGGGTGTTGATGATCTCCGATCACGGGGACCCCATGGCTCCGCCCGGGGGCGAGCAGACGGGCGGGCAGAACGTCTACGTGCGCGAGCTGGCGCGCCACCTGGGCAAGAAGGGCGTGGTGGTGGACGTCTTCACCCACTGGGACGACCCGGATCGCCCGCAGGTGGAGTACCCCTTCGACGGGGTGCGGGTGATTCGGCTCGCAGCAGGCAAGAAGGGCTACGTTCCCAAGGACCGGCTGCTTCGGCACGTGCCAGCCTTCGTCTCGGAACTGGGCCAGATGGTGCGTCGTGACCGCCGGGTGGGCTCCTTCGACCGATACCACCTCATCCACAGCCACTACTGGATCTCAGGCAGGGTCGGAAGGCTGTTGAAGGCGCGCACCGGGCTGCCCCAGGTGCACACGTCCCACTCGCTGGGACTGGACAAGATCGAGCATCAGCCCCGGGCGGTGGACCCGTCGCGGCTGGAGGAAGAGCGGGCGGTGGTGACCCACGCGGATGCGGTGGTGGCTACCTCGCCGCCGGAGGTGGAGCGCCTGGTGGAGGGATACGGCGCCCCCCGGGAGCGGATCCGCGTCATCCCCTGCGGGGTGGACCCCGACGTCTTCCGTCCGCGCCCCGGCCAGCTCCCGCCCGGGCGGGAGCCGGAGGAGCTCACCCTCTTCTTCGCGGGCCGCTTCGTGCCCCAGAAGGGCGTGGACGTGCTGGGGTGCGCCTTCGCCCGCCTGGCGCGTGGCTGGCGGGGCAAGCCCCTTAGGCTGGTGCTGGCGGGGGGCGACGGCCCCCGCGTGCCCGTGGCCGACTGGAGCCCGCAGCGCAGGCTGCTCGAGCAGATCCTCCGGGCCGGCGGGGTGCGGGATCGGGTCACCTTCCTGGGCCCTGTGGACCAGGAACGGCTCTCCCTCTGGTTCCACGCCGCGGACGTGGTGGCGGTGCCCTCCCGGTACGAGTCCTTCGGCATGGTGGCCCTGGAGGCGCTGGCCAGCGGGGCGGCGGTGGTGGCCTCCAAGGTGGGCGGTCTCTCGCACACGGTGAAGCACGGGGTGAGCGGCCTGCACGTGCCCCCCGTGGACGACGAGGCCCTGGCCGCGGCCCTGGAGCGACTCCTCTCGGACGAGGCGTTGCGCCGGCGGCTTCGCCGGGGGGCGCTCCGCCAGGTGCGGCGGGAGTACGCCTGGCAGCGGATCGCCGCCGCCATGGACGCCCTCTACCAGGAGGTCGGTACCGCGTGGCCCACACCCCTCATGGCCCCCGCCTCGTCCTAG
- a CDS encoding HAD-IIB family hydrolase, with product MAHTPHGPRLVLATDLDDTLVGEPDGLQALWHALDRLEPHRLLYLTGRSLESAQGLMHEVGLRTPDVLVTDVGTQVWRPSAGGAFVEDEAWAARLDAEWDGPRVDAAVRRVEGLEPQPVRPSRFRASFWLTRPEAQVVPRLRRALERAGLSVQIIVSAGVNVDLLPPPAGKGAALRYLVEQGGWPEEAVLACGDSGNDRSMLEAGFRAVVVGGYRPELESLRGRPRLHFAQARAAWGILEGLEHHGWPTTSHPPSTVTKSS from the coding sequence GTGGCCCACACCCCTCATGGCCCCCGCCTCGTCCTAGCCACGGACCTGGACGACACCCTGGTGGGCGAGCCCGACGGGCTCCAGGCGCTCTGGCACGCGCTGGACCGCCTGGAGCCCCACCGGCTCCTCTACCTCACGGGGCGGAGCCTGGAGTCCGCACAGGGCCTCATGCACGAGGTGGGCCTTCGCACGCCCGACGTCCTGGTGACCGACGTGGGAACCCAGGTGTGGCGGCCGTCCGCGGGCGGTGCCTTCGTGGAGGACGAGGCCTGGGCGGCGCGCCTGGATGCGGAGTGGGACGGCCCCCGAGTGGACGCTGCCGTCCGTCGGGTGGAAGGCCTCGAGCCCCAGCCTGTGCGGCCTTCCCGCTTCCGGGCGAGCTTCTGGCTCACCCGCCCGGAGGCTCAGGTTGTCCCCCGCTTGCGCCGGGCGCTGGAGCGGGCGGGGCTTTCGGTGCAGATCATCGTCTCCGCCGGGGTGAACGTGGACCTCCTGCCGCCTCCGGCGGGCAAGGGCGCCGCCCTGCGGTACCTGGTGGAGCAGGGGGGCTGGCCCGAAGAGGCCGTCCTGGCCTGCGGCGACTCAGGGAACGACCGCTCCATGCTGGAGGCGGGCTTCCGGGCGGTGGTGGTGGGAGGCTACCGCCCCGAGCTGGAGTCGTTGCGGGGCAGGCCTCGCCTCCATTTCGCCCAAGCCCGGGCAGCCTGGGGGATCCTCGAAGGCCTCGAGCACCACGGATGGCCCACGACCTCACATCCCCCTTCAACCGTCACCAAATCCTCCTGA
- a CDS encoding thiamine pyrophosphate-binding protein, with amino-acid sequence MDLEQLQTSTGTVAARLLDALSEAGVDRIFGNPGTTELPLLAALAGRPSPRYVMALHDGVAVGMAHGYAQAGRRLGVVNLHAAPGLANAMGNLYNAHRSGVPLLVTAGQVPSRLALHDPPLAGDLVSMARPVTKWAYELRRAGELVPALRRAIHTALTPPAGPVFLGLPVDLLEEPVPEESLALPRAVEPGRAEPSDLAEIAREILEAGAPLMVVGERAARAEVQLLLVELAELLGVEVRAERIPPRLAFPTDHPLWAGPLPAGGPELGRVLGEADLLLVVGASRLVPVLWAPEWDAARTARQVRFEESHGALLEGLASREAVVGPFTATLRALVWAVRQAVAADPALAERLQERRTDREAALQAERSRRDAGESGPKAGDAGGSVIPGAVDGRSDIGTALTAESVAAALEHLLPADSVVVEEALTSTRALLARRTFRDPEAFHGIKGTALGWGLPAAVGVKLARPERTVLAFVGDGSVLYSFQALWTAARERLKLPVVILRNGAYRILKEGFGETPGRGGGAGAPGEAALAPQADLLEMRLGPPYPDYVELARGLGAAGRRVRTPSQLDEGLTWALAEAGPAVLEVWIDGAHREETDDTERGE; translated from the coding sequence GTGGACCTCGAGCAGCTCCAGACCTCAACGGGAACGGTGGCCGCCCGGCTCCTCGACGCGCTCTCGGAGGCTGGCGTGGACCGAATCTTCGGCAACCCGGGAACCACCGAGCTGCCCCTCCTGGCGGCCCTGGCTGGCCGCCCGTCGCCCCGGTACGTGATGGCCCTGCACGACGGGGTGGCGGTAGGCATGGCCCACGGCTACGCGCAAGCGGGCCGCCGCCTGGGGGTGGTGAACCTCCACGCGGCCCCGGGCCTGGCCAATGCCATGGGGAACCTCTACAACGCCCATCGTTCGGGGGTGCCTCTGCTCGTAACGGCCGGCCAGGTCCCGTCGCGCCTGGCTCTCCACGATCCGCCCCTGGCCGGGGACCTGGTGTCCATGGCCCGGCCCGTCACCAAGTGGGCTTACGAGCTCCGCCGGGCCGGCGAGCTCGTGCCCGCGCTGCGGCGGGCGATCCACACGGCGCTCACTCCCCCCGCGGGTCCGGTCTTCCTGGGGCTGCCGGTGGACCTCCTGGAGGAGCCCGTGCCGGAAGAGTCCCTGGCGCTTCCCCGGGCGGTGGAACCCGGCAGAGCGGAGCCGTCAGACCTCGCGGAGATCGCCCGGGAGATCCTGGAGGCCGGGGCGCCCCTCATGGTGGTGGGGGAACGGGCGGCCCGGGCGGAGGTGCAGCTCCTGCTGGTGGAGCTGGCCGAGCTCCTGGGGGTGGAGGTGCGTGCCGAGCGGATCCCGCCCCGCCTGGCCTTCCCCACGGACCATCCCCTCTGGGCGGGGCCGTTGCCCGCGGGCGGTCCGGAGCTGGGGCGGGTGCTGGGCGAGGCGGATCTCCTCCTGGTCGTCGGGGCGAGCCGGTTGGTCCCCGTCCTCTGGGCCCCCGAGTGGGATGCGGCCCGCACGGCCCGGCAGGTGCGCTTCGAGGAGAGCCACGGTGCGCTCCTGGAGGGTCTTGCCTCCCGGGAGGCCGTGGTAGGCCCATTCACGGCCACCCTCCGGGCGCTCGTGTGGGCGGTGCGGCAGGCGGTGGCGGCGGACCCGGCGCTGGCCGAGCGCCTGCAGGAGAGGCGGACCGACCGCGAGGCGGCGCTTCAGGCGGAGCGAAGCCGTCGAGACGCGGGAGAGAGTGGACCAAAGGCCGGCGACGCAGGCGGGAGCGTGATCCCCGGGGCGGTCGATGGCCGGTCGGACATCGGCACGGCGCTGACGGCCGAGTCTGTCGCCGCGGCGCTGGAGCACCTGCTGCCCGCCGACTCCGTGGTGGTGGAGGAGGCGCTCACCTCCACCCGGGCCTTGCTGGCCCGCCGCACTTTCCGGGACCCTGAAGCATTCCACGGCATCAAGGGCACCGCCCTCGGATGGGGCCTGCCGGCGGCGGTGGGGGTGAAGCTGGCTCGCCCGGAGCGAACCGTGTTGGCCTTTGTGGGCGACGGCTCGGTGCTCTACTCCTTCCAGGCCCTCTGGACCGCGGCCCGCGAGAGGCTGAAGCTTCCCGTGGTGATCCTCCGCAACGGGGCCTACCGGATCCTGAAGGAGGGCTTCGGGGAAACGCCGGGCCGCGGAGGTGGGGCTGGCGCCCCAGGCGAGGCCGCCCTCGCACCTCAGGCAGACCTGCTCGAGATGCGACTGGGACCTCCGTACCCCGACTATGTGGAGCTGGCCCGCGGCCTGGGCGCGGCGGGCCGCCGGGTGCGGACCCCGTCTCAACTGGACGAGGGCCTTACCTGGGCCCTGGCAGAGGCCGGGCCTGCGGTGCTGGAGGTCTGGATCGATGGGGCCCATCGCGAAGAGACGGACGATACGGAAAGAGGAGAGTGA
- a CDS encoding CBS domain-containing protein, with product MRARDVMHHPALCVESRAPVLYAIGMLDQSGYAQLPVLEDGKLVGTFFASDVRRLYWEIADRSGVGDIRVELARRNVGQVCSPPLPVVEPERSISGLLRLLEKSHAVLVETPAGYGIVTSMDLVVRFRPAIILDELEDELRAFLAERLSQAGDDWWEQRVPAGIRNRCEARHRDALDHLPEALAADERAAPLLEYASFGDYLVIILDNRNWAEFFRPVFRSREWVMRRFTDLQELRNRVAHNRDLDPERADLLDVYAADFLSAIRSERPE from the coding sequence GTGCGGGCACGGGACGTGATGCACCACCCGGCGCTCTGCGTGGAGAGCCGGGCGCCGGTGCTCTATGCCATCGGCATGCTGGACCAGAGCGGCTACGCGCAGCTCCCCGTGCTGGAGGACGGGAAGCTGGTGGGGACCTTCTTCGCCAGCGACGTGCGCCGCCTCTACTGGGAGATCGCGGACCGCTCGGGGGTAGGGGACATCCGGGTCGAGCTGGCCCGGCGCAACGTGGGCCAGGTCTGCAGCCCGCCGCTGCCCGTGGTGGAGCCCGAGCGGAGCATCAGCGGCCTCCTGCGGCTCCTGGAGAAGAGCCACGCCGTCCTGGTGGAGACCCCTGCAGGCTACGGCATCGTCACCTCCATGGACCTGGTCGTCCGCTTCCGGCCCGCCATCATCCTGGACGAGCTGGAGGACGAGTTGCGCGCCTTCCTGGCCGAACGGCTTTCGCAAGCGGGAGACGACTGGTGGGAGCAGCGGGTCCCCGCCGGCATTCGCAACCGGTGCGAGGCGCGCCACCGGGACGCGCTGGACCATCTCCCCGAGGCCCTGGCGGCCGACGAGCGCGCCGCCCCGCTGCTCGAGTATGCAAGCTTCGGCGACTACCTGGTGATCATCCTGGACAACCGCAACTGGGCCGAGTTCTTCCGGCCCGTCTTCCGCTCCCGCGAGTGGGTGATGCGGCGCTTCACCGACCTCCAGGAACTCCGCAACCGGGTGGCCCACAACCGCGACCTGGACCCTGAGCGAGCCGACCTCCTGGACGTCTACGCCGCCGACTTCCTCTCCGCCATCCGGTCCGAGCGGCCGGAGTAA
- the thiM gene encoding hydroxyethylthiazole kinase, whose translation MSSTYDLTLHETAAAILERLRREVPLIHHITNLVVTNVTANATLAVGASPVMAHAPEEVAEMARVARALVLNIGTLSPEQVEAMLKAGRAAAEAGVPIVLDPVGAGATSLRTESSRRLLAELPVSVVRGNAAELSILAGGEARVRGVDAVSAGDTAAMARELARAHGLVAAATGATDYVTDGERTLAVENGHPWLRLVTGTGCMATSVVAAFAAVHPDRLEATAAALAYYGLAAERAAAAGGGPGTFQVHLMDQLHALTPDDVRRGARIRREG comes from the coding sequence GTGTCTTCGACCTACGATCTCACCCTCCACGAAACGGCCGCCGCCATCCTCGAGCGGCTGCGCCGGGAGGTTCCGCTGATCCACCACATCACCAACCTGGTGGTCACCAACGTGACCGCCAACGCCACCCTGGCCGTGGGCGCCTCGCCCGTCATGGCCCACGCCCCCGAAGAGGTGGCCGAGATGGCCCGGGTGGCCCGGGCCCTGGTGCTCAACATCGGCACCCTCTCCCCGGAGCAGGTGGAGGCCATGCTGAAGGCGGGGCGGGCCGCGGCCGAGGCGGGCGTGCCCATCGTGCTGGACCCGGTGGGGGCCGGGGCGACCAGCCTCCGTACCGAGAGCTCCCGCCGCCTCCTGGCCGAGCTGCCCGTGAGCGTGGTCCGGGGCAACGCGGCCGAGCTCTCTATCCTGGCCGGGGGAGAGGCTCGGGTGCGAGGGGTGGACGCCGTCTCGGCCGGCGACACCGCCGCCATGGCCCGCGAGCTCGCCCGGGCGCACGGCCTGGTGGCGGCGGCCACCGGCGCCACCGATTACGTGACCGACGGCGAGCGCACCCTGGCGGTGGAGAACGGCCACCCCTGGCTCCGCCTGGTGACGGGCACCGGCTGCATGGCCACCTCGGTGGTGGCCGCCTTCGCGGCCGTCCACCCGGACCGGCTGGAGGCGACCGCGGCCGCCCTCGCCTACTACGGCCTGGCCGCGGAGCGGGCGGCCGCGGCCGGGGGCGGGCCCGGCACCTTCCAGGTCCACCTGATGGACCAGCTCCACGCCCTCACGCCCGACGACGTCCGGCGGGGCGCCCGGATCCGGAGGGAAGGCTGA
- a CDS encoding DUF3054 domain-containing protein — MIRRDPRAREGELPAHRGILVAGDMVAFLVFGALGRASHGVAASLWGTVEAALPFALAWLVVGAGLHAFDPARLARPADAVKRTALTWLAAWPVGLLLRALLLQREVPWSFALVVLGTNLVILGLWRAGYAWTASRTGRAA; from the coding sequence ATGATCCGGCGCGATCCCCGCGCGCGTGAGGGCGAACTGCCAGCACATCGCGGGATCCTGGTGGCGGGCGACATGGTGGCTTTTCTCGTCTTCGGCGCGCTGGGCCGGGCGAGCCACGGGGTGGCGGCGTCCCTCTGGGGCACGGTGGAGGCGGCGCTGCCCTTCGCGCTCGCCTGGCTGGTGGTGGGGGCGGGCCTCCACGCCTTCGACCCCGCCCGCCTCGCCCGGCCGGCCGACGCTGTGAAGCGCACCGCGCTCACGTGGCTCGCGGCCTGGCCCGTGGGGCTCCTGCTGCGCGCCCTGCTCCTGCAGCGAGAAGTGCCCTGGAGCTTCGCCCTGGTGGTTCTGGGCACGAACCTGGTCATCCTGGGTCTCTGGCGCGCCGGCTACGCCTGGACCGCCTCCCGAACCGGCAGGGCTGCGTGA